The proteins below are encoded in one region of Penicillium psychrofluorescens genome assembly, chromosome: 4:
- a CDS encoding uncharacterized protein (ID:PFLUO_005916-T1.cds;~source:funannotate): MFRILESQAPAKQTATDTIDVLSSRLQSATLLEDRRAAIQGLRSFAKIYPASVASGGLRSLISSLRNDQEDVDTIKVVLETLLMLFSPDETSPEASDEIALWLADEFTQRQDNITTLLDLLEAREFYSRLYSLQLMSHISSARPERTQECIFTAPLGISRLVNVLTDAREPVRNEALVLLIALTPASQELQKLVAFENAFEIIFALLEAEGSLTNGTEVVEDCLSLWANLLRFNVSNQSFFRETGCVKKVTALLAECQQEPVGEEPPPPQWTLVHRDKNVWGLLAIIQLFLIRGGMSTPINQMAFWQNGVTEQVLSIAFGQKFSVGVTSKALETCADLIRGNSPLQEKFGDIEILWGSPSKTEKTANGTSEEPQRINVIEAFLKLSLQPAPNSLLDARLAACECMKAFFANHSGIRMHVLRRAIEGHVSGQDQIPNILSVLLTAPESRGNADPYQVWMACVLMFHLLFDNTEAKATAMKVTEGNAEKGEEVVTSVQLVVGNLITGMQRGDDERISVGYLMLLSGWLFEDPDVVNDLLGEGSTIQALLQEIKHQRTPSKLVPGLCTVLLGVIYEFSTKDSPIPRATLHKLLVEQLGREQYIDKITKLRENPFVRDFEVLPQTAAGPPEGGLPEVFFDRSFVEFLKDNFSRLIRAIDREPGFEISIVANGVEKGVSRELVDSLRAELEDRNQTVQKLESDFVTIQRKLDQEQLDHRRTKESGSVELSKIQQTHGSLQQNHEQELRKLDDQHKVAKNELLKQHGEQLRAIDNQLKEASAEYEMKSNRVREHHEHEVAGLQKAIRGLEEKLSTIREQHASEIASMQRTIQELESVASQSKEAHGGQVADLNQKIQSLESTLVSTKEQHETNLESNLAAAKIESDAEVTELKTTIENLRSDLDKARNKSSKALETANDGFSSKLSALEIRAKEAEAKAKEAESQARTASESLKDIQTQLDKAKTEAKEKEEARQSAQTELEDLLIVFGDLETKRNEEKKRLKELGEEVSEDEDEDDDENEEEDAE, translated from the exons ATGTTTCGAATCCTCGAGTCGCAAGCTCCGGCCAAGCAGACGGCCACCGATACAATCGATGTCCTGAGCAGTCGCCTGCAGAGTGCCACCCTGCTGGAGGATCGTCGCGCGGCCATCCAGGGCTTGCGGAGCTTTGCTAAAATCTACCCAGCTTCGGTCGCTTCGGGAGGCCTGCGCTCGCTGATCAGCAGCTTGCGCAATGACCAGGAGGATGTGGACACCATCAAAGTGGTCCTCGAGACCCTGTTGATGCTATTCTCTCCTGACGAGACCAGC CCCGAAGCATCGGACGAGATCGCTCTCTGGTTGGCCGATGAATTCACCCAG CGACAAGACAATATCACCACCCTgctcgaccttctcgaaGCCCGCGAATTTTACTCCCGCCTCTACTCCTTGCAATTGATGTCCCACATTTCCAGCGCACGACCCGAGCGGACACAGGAGTGCATTTTCACTGCGCCATTGGGGATTTCCAGACTCGTCAATGTGCTGACGGATGCTCGAGAGCCAGTTCGCAATG AGGCTCTGGTGTTGCTCATAGCCCTGACACCCGCTTCCCAAGAGCTACAGAAACTGGTGGCCTTTGAGAATGCTTTCGAAATCATATTCGCCCTTCTTGAAGCAGAGGGCTCCCTGACTAACGGAACCGAGGTGGTCGAGGACTGCCTATCTCTGTGGGCCAACCTACTTCGGTTCAATGTCTCCAACCAGTCATTCTTTCGCGAGACAGGCTGCGTGAAGAAAGTGACCGCCCTCCTGGCTGAATGTCAACAAGAGCCAGTGGGAGAGGAGCCGCCGCCCCCGCAATGGACGCTTGTCCATCGGGACAAGAATGTCTGGGGTCTCCTGGCGATCATCCAGCTGTTCTTGATTCGTGGCGGTATGAGCACACCCATCAACCAGATGGCATTTTGGCAAAACGGCGTGACAGAGCAGGTTCTCAGCATCGCTTTTGGGCAGAAATTTAGCGTTGGCGTGACATCCAAGGCCTTGGAAACCTGCGCTGATCTCATCCGTGGAAACTCTCCATTGCAAGAAAAGTTTGGAGACATCGAAATCCTCTGGGGGTCCCCTTCGAAGACCGAGAAGACGGCAAATGGAACCTCGGAAGAACCCCAACGAATCAATGTCATCGAGGCCTTCTTAAAGTTGAGCCTCCAGCCGGCCCCTAATTCTCTTTTGGATGCGCGCCTCGCGGCTTGTGAATGCATGAAAGCTTTCTTTGCAAACCACTCTGGGATCCGCATGCATGTGCTCCGGAGAGCGATCGAAGGCCATGTTAGCGGACAAGACCAGATTCCGAACATCCTGTCTGTCCTGCTTACTGCGCCGGAATCCCGAGGAAATGCAGATCCGTATCAAGTATGGATGGCTTGTGTGTTGATGTTCCATTTGCTTTTTGACAACACCGAGGCAAAGGCAACAGCTATGAAAGTCACTGAAGGCAATGCTGAGAAGGGTGAAGAGGTTGTCACCAGCGTTCAACTCGTGGTGGGGAATTTGATCACGGGCATGCAGcgtggcgatgatgaacgGATATCTGTCGGTTACCTGATGTTGCTCTCTGGATGGCTTTTCGAGGACCCGGATGTGGTgaatgatcttcttggcgaGGGCAGCACCATTCAGGCTCTCTTGCAGGAGATTAAGCACCAACGGACCCCCAGCAAGTTGGTACCGGGCCTTTGCACGGTTTTGTTGGGTGTTATCTATGAATTTTCTACGAAAGACTCCCCCATTCCCCGAGCCACGCTACACAAGCTGTTGGTTGAACAATTGGGACGAGAGCAATAtatcgacaagatcaccaagTTACGGGAGAACCCCTTTGTCCGCGACTTCGAGGTTTTGCCACAAACGGCAGCTGGGCCCCCTGAGGGCGGCCTGCCGGAGGTGTTCTTTGACCGTTCCTTCGTGGAATTCCTCAAAGATAACTTTAGTCGGCTAATTCGAGCAATTGATCGGGAACCTGGCTTCGAGATCTCGATTGTTGCAAACGGCGTTGAGAAGGGCGTCTCGCGCGAGCTCGTTGATTCCCTACGCGCGGAACTCGAAGATCGCAACCAAACCGTCCAGAAACTCGAGTCTGATTTTGTGACTATTCAGCGGAAGCTCGACCAAGAACAGTTGGATCACCGAAGGACGAAAGAATCGGGCTCTGTCGAGTTGTCTAAGATCCAACAGACCCACGGATCGCTCCAACAGAACCATGAGCAGGAGCTACGGAAGCTAGACGATCAGCACAAAGTTGCAAAGAATGAGCTGCTCAAGCAACACGGCGAACAGCTTCGTGCCATTGATAACCAGCTCAAGGAGGCCTCGGCTGAATACGAGATGAAGAGCAACCGAGTGAGAGAACATCACGAGCATGAAGTTGCTGGCTTGCAAAAAGCCATCCGGGGGCTAGAGGAAAAGCTCTCCACGATTCGGGAACAACATGCCAGTGAAATTGCCAGTATGCAACGAACGATTCAGGAACTGGAATCTGTTGCGAGCCAATCCAAGGAGGCCCACGGCGGCCAAGTTGCAGATCTCAACCAGAAGATCCAAAGCTTGGAATCGACCCTTGTCTCGACTAAGGAGCAGCATGAGACAAATCTTGAGTCGAACCTTGCCGCGGCCAAGATAGAGAGTGATGCCGAGGTTACTGAGCTCAAGACCACTATTGAAAATCTGCGGTCAGATCTTGACAAAGCCCGAAACAAATCGAGTAAGGCCCTCGAGACCGCCAATGATGGTTTCTCGAGCAAGCTTTCCGCCCTGGAAATACGagccaaggaggccgaagcGAAAGCGAAGGAGGCCGAGTCACAAGCCCGGACCGCGTCCGAGTCTCTCAAAGACATCCAGACCCAGCTTGACAAAGCCAAGAccgaggcgaaggagaaggaagaggcaCGGCAGTCCGCCCAGACGGAACTGGAGGACCTCTTGATTGTATTTGGAGACCTGGAGACTAAGAGgaacgaggagaag AAACGCCTCAAGGAGCTTGGCGAAGAAGTgtccgaggatgaagatgaggatgatgacgagaacgaagaggaggatgcggaATAG
- a CDS encoding uncharacterized protein (ID:PFLUO_005917-T1.cds;~source:funannotate) yields MSIDLPAEEELVLKRWREINAFERQVELSRGRKPYTFYDGPPFATGLPHYGHLLASTIKDIIPRYWAMKGHYVERRFGWDTHGVPIEYEIDKKLGMSGLEAVQKIGIEKYNEECKAIVMRFAAEWRQTIERLGRWIDFDNDYKTMNFSFMESVWWVFKQLFDKGLVYRGHRVMPYSTALNTPLSNFESQQNYKDVQDPAVVVTFPLLDDPDTCFLAWTTTPWTLPSHTGLCAHPNFEYVKIYDEATKKHYILLEALLRTIYKDPKKAKFKIVDRFKGSDMLGWKYEPLFNYFYEEFKDTGFRLLNGEYVTAEDGVGIVHQAPAFGEDDYQVAVDHGVINETRHPPNPVDEQGRFTSEVPDFVGQHVKAADKAIIKHLKAAGRVLVDSQITHSYPFCWRSDTPLIYRAVPSWFVKIRPIIPTMLEGIEESHWVPSFVKDRRFSSWIRNAHDWNISRNRFWGTPLPLWVSDDFQEVVAIGSAAELKELSGYEGELTDLHRDKVDDITIPSKQGKGVLRRVSEVFDCWFESGSMPYASQHYPFENKDNFEKSFPGDFIAEGLDQTRGWFYTMTVLGTHLFGKLPFKNCVVNGIVLAEDGKKMSKRLKNYPDPNLVMERYGSDALRLYLINSPVVRAEPLRFKESGVKEIVGKVLLPLWNSFKFFEGQVALLKKSSNIEYVFDPKAEETNTNVMDRWILASCQSLLIFVNQEMAGYRLYTVVPRLLELIENTTNWYIRFNRKRLKGENGVDDTLHALNTLFEVLYILVRGLAPFTPFLTDNIYQRLLPHIPESLRGEDSRSVHFLAFPEVRQELFDEVVERRVARMQKVIDLGRISRERRSIGLKTPLKTLVVIHKDQQYLDDVKSLEGYILEELNVLDLVLSSDEAKYHVQYSVNADWPTLGKKLKKEVQKVKKALPSLSSDDVKRYVTEKKILVDGIELVEGDLVVKRGIKEDASSGGMETNTDADVLTILDANLYPELAQQGLGREIINRVQRLRKKAGLAPTDDVKMEYSVLSDPDNIGLGEAFKSQSPAIEKAVRRALDERVVADGKLPGADEAGTISQEEQEVQNATFLLRLVKL; encoded by the exons atgtccATCGATTTGCCAGCTGAGGAGGAGCTTGTCCTCAAGCGGTGGAGGGAGATCAATGCCTTTGAACGCCAGGTCGAACTGTCCCGCGGCCGCAAACCCTACACGTTCTACGATGGCCCGCCCTTCGCAACCGGTCTGCCGCACTATGGCCACCTGTTGGCCTCCACGATCAAGGATATTATTCCTCGGTATTGGGCCATGAAGGGCCACTATGTCGAACGGCGCTTCGGCTGGGATACCCATGGTGTGCCCATCGAGTATGAGATCGATAAGAAGCTCGGCATGTCCGGTCTGGAGGCGGTCCAGAAAATCGGCATTGAGAAGTACAATGAGGAGTGCAAGGCGATTGTCATGCGATTTGCCGCGGAATGGCGCCAGACCATTGAGCGATTGGGTCGTTGGATTGATTTCGACAATGACTACAAG ACTATGAACTTTTCGTTCATGGAATCGGTGTGGTGGGTGTTCAAGCAGTTGTTCGACAAGGGTCTCGTTTACCGGGGCCACCGGGTCATGCCGTATTCGACGGCGCTCAACACACCGCTGAGTAACTTCGAGTCCCAGCAGAACTACAAGGACGTGCAGGACCCTGCGGTAGTGGTGACATTCCCGCTGCTGGATGACCCGGACacctgcttcttggcctggacTACTACCCCATGGACACTCCCCTCCCACACCGGTCTTTGCGCCCACCCCAACTTCGAGTATGTGAAGATCTACGACGAGGCAACGAAGAAGCACTACATTCTTCTCGAGGCTCTACTTCGAACCATCTATAAGGACCCGAAGAAGGCCAAATTCAAGATCGTCGACCGCTTTAAGGGCTCCGACATGCTGGGTTGGAAGTACGAACCTCTCTTTAATTATTTCTATGAGGAGTTCAAAGACACTGGCTTCCGTTTGCTGAACGGTGAATATGTCACCGCGGAAGATGGTGTGGGTATTGTCCACCAGGCGCCTGCATTTGGTGAGGACGATTACCAGGTCGCCGTGGACCACGGCGTTATCAACGAGACTCGCCATCCGCCCAACCCCGTCGACGAGCAGGGCCGCTTCACCTCCGAAGTCCCGGACTTTGTCGGACAGCATGTTAAGGCTGCTGACAAGGCCATTATCAAGCACCTCAAGGCTGCCGGCCGTGTTCTCGTGGACAGCCAGATTACTCACAGTTACCCCTTCTGTTGGCGATCGGATACACCCCTGATCTACCGCGCGGTGCCCTCGTGGTTTGTGAAGATCCGCCCCATCATTCCGACCATGCTTGAAGGCATTGAGGAGTCCCACTGGGTTCCCTCTTTCGTCAAGGACCGGAGATTCTCCAGCTGGATTCGCAATGCCCATGACTGGAACATTTCCCGGAACCGTTTCTGGGGTACGCCGCTTCCATTGTGGGTCAGTGATGATTTCCAGGAGGTTGTCGCTATCGGAAGTGCCGCAGAGCTCAAGGAACTGAGTGGCTATGAAGGTGAGCTGACGGATCTCCACCGTGACAAGGTGGACGACATCACCATCCCAAGCAAACAGGGCAAGGGTGTTCTCCGTCGTGTGAGCGAGGTATTCGACTGCTGGTTCGAGTCGGGCAGCATGCCCTATGCTTCTCAGCATTACCCCTTCGAGAACAAGGATAATTTCGAGAAGAGCTTCCCCGGTGACTTTATTGCGGAGGGCTTGGATCAGACCCGTGGCTGGTTCTACACTATGACCGTTCTCGGCACCCATCTATTTGGTAAGCTGCCATTCAAGAACTGTGTGGTGAACGGTATTGTCCTTGCGGAGGACGGCAAGAAAATGTCGAAGCGTTTGAAGAACTACCCAGACCCGAACCTGGTCATGGAACGGTATGGTTCGGATGCTCTTCGCCTTTACCTGATCAACTCACCCGTGGTTCGAGCCGAGCCCCTGCGCTTTAAGGAATCAGGTGTCAAGGAAATTGTCGGCAAGGTTCTGCTGCCATTGTGGAACAGCTTCAAGTTCTTTGAGGGCCAGGTTGCACTTCTGAAAAAGTCCTCCAACATCGAATACGTCTTCGACCCCAAAGCCGAGGAAACCAACACCAATGTCATGGACCGCTGGATCCTGGCCAGCTGCCAAAGCctgctcatcttcgtcaaCCAGGAGATGGCTGGCTATCGTCTGTATACCGTCGTCCCTCGGTTGCTGGAGCTGATTGAAAACACCACAAATTGGTACATCCGTTTCAACCGCAAGCGCCTTAAGGGCGAGAATGGCGTGGATGACACTCTGCATGCGCTGAATACCCTCTTCGAGGTCCTCTATATCCTGGTCCGAGGTCTTGCCCCCTTCACGCCCTTCCTGACCGACAACATCTACCAGCGCCTCCTCCCGCACATCCCTGAGTCGCTTCGCGGCGAAGACAGCCGCAGTGTCCACTTCCTTGCATTCCCTGAAGTGCGACaggagctcttcgatgaGGTTGTCGAGCGCCGAGTGGCACGGATGCAGAAGGTCATCGATCTGGGCCGCATCTCTCGTGAGCGCCGGTCGATCGGCCTCAAGACTCCTCTCAAGACACTCGTGGTGATCCACAAGGACCAGCAGTACCTGGATGACGTGAAGTCCCTTGAGGGCTACATTTTAGAAGAGCTCAATGTTCTCGACCTGGTCCTGTCGTCTGACGAGGCCAAATACCATGTCCAGTACAGCGTCAATGCCGACTGGCCGACGCTGGgcaagaagctgaagaaggaggtccagaaggtcaagaaggctCTGCCTTCCCTGTCCAGCGATGACGTGAAGCGCTACGTtacagaaaagaagatcctggTTGACGGGATTGAACTGGTCGAGGGTGATCTCGTCGTGAAGCGCGGTATCAAGGAGGACGCAAGCTCCGGAGGCATGGAGACCAACACCGACGCGGATGTCCTGACCATCCTGGATGCAAACCTGTATCCCGAGCTGGCGCAACAGGGTCTGGGTCGTGAGATCATCAACCGCGTCCAGCGcctgcgcaagaaggccggcCTGGCCCCCACTGACGACGTGAAGATGGAGTACTCCGTTCTGTCCGACCCGGACAACATCGGGCTCGGCGAGGCGTTCAAGTCTCAGTCCCCGGCTATCGAGAAAGCGGTGCGTCGGGCGCTGGATGAGCGTGTCGTTGCGGATGGCAAGCTGCCCGGCGCCGATGAGGCGGGCACCATCTCgcaggaagagcaggaggTGCAGAACGCGACGTTCTTGCTGCGGCTGGTCAAGTTGTAG